Proteins found in one Phycisphaerae bacterium genomic segment:
- a CDS encoding GntR family transcriptional regulator, producing the protein MVTHIDDNAEMTEKAEMAAKTAKARRRPTGRSKQGRPDPKPNSEAATPRYAQIRDVLAAELHEGRFKAGRTIPSERDIASRFGVSIITVRLALADLQRQGLIYRVPRLGTFAGPRPSGGPLRRHGKTCLALLVPMLRTGVGPLILAGAEDACLEHGIHLEVYHANNDPHTEARQLERLITAEVDGAIIFAYSSDVAERVLRLKVAGLPLVVVDHRIPGVQADFVSADNRQGGQRAAEHLAALKLKHHVFVTIDTTTSSNRDRLEGFTSGLKAAGQHDPLLITYPGGDGWSPRRNIRDACLPAFKTLPTPIGVFCHNDYAAVGVYQAAFDLGWRIGRDIFILGFDDDPIAQAMTPELSTIRQPAEEIGAAAAALLLERLAGKTPADHAQTQTLPVELIPRASTHREIDQ; encoded by the coding sequence ATGGTGACGCATATCGACGATAACGCCGAAATGACCGAAAAGGCCGAAATGGCCGCGAAGACCGCAAAGGCCCGTCGGCGGCCAACGGGTCGCTCCAAACAAGGGCGGCCCGACCCCAAACCCAACTCCGAGGCCGCCACGCCTCGATACGCTCAGATCCGCGACGTCCTTGCCGCCGAACTTCACGAAGGGCGGTTCAAAGCCGGACGGACCATTCCCTCAGAACGCGACATCGCCTCCCGATTCGGCGTCAGCATCATCACGGTTCGGCTCGCCCTCGCCGACCTCCAGCGCCAAGGCCTGATCTACCGCGTGCCGCGTCTGGGCACCTTCGCCGGTCCGCGCCCGTCGGGCGGCCCGCTGCGACGCCACGGCAAGACCTGCCTTGCCCTGTTGGTGCCCATGCTCCGCACCGGCGTCGGGCCGCTGATCCTCGCCGGCGCCGAGGACGCGTGCCTCGAACACGGCATCCACCTCGAGGTCTACCACGCCAACAACGATCCGCACACCGAGGCCCGCCAACTCGAACGGCTCATCACCGCCGAAGTCGACGGGGCAATCATCTTCGCGTACAGCTCAGACGTGGCCGAACGCGTCCTGAGGCTGAAAGTCGCCGGCCTTCCGCTGGTCGTGGTCGATCATCGGATTCCCGGCGTCCAAGCCGACTTCGTATCCGCCGACAACCGCCAGGGCGGTCAACGGGCGGCTGAACATCTGGCCGCCCTGAAACTCAAACACCACGTCTTTGTGACCATCGATACCACCACGTCCAGCAATCGCGACCGACTCGAAGGCTTCACCTCCGGCCTCAAAGCCGCCGGTCAACACGATCCGCTGCTGATCACCTATCCCGGCGGCGACGGGTGGTCGCCGCGCCGGAACATCCGCGACGCCTGCCTGCCGGCGTTCAAGACGCTGCCCACTCCGATCGGCGTGTTCTGCCACAACGACTACGCCGCCGTCGGCGTCTACCAGGCCGCCTTCGACCTCGGCTGGCGGATCGGCCGCGACATATTCATCCTCGGCTTCGATGATGATCCGATCGCCCAGGCGATGACCCCGGAACTCTCGACGATACGCCAACCGGCCGAAGAGATCGGAGCCGCCGCCGCCGCACTCCTGCTGGAACGCCTGGCCGGCAAGACGCCCGCGGATCACGCCCAAACACAAACGCTCCCGGTCGAACTGATCCCCCGGGCTTCCACGCATCGGGAGATCGACCAATGA